Sequence from the Paenibacillus riograndensis SBR5 genome:
GCTGTCCGTGCACACCAAGGAAGCGACTAAAACAATCGAAGATTCATTGAACACAGTTCAGCGCTCTATCCGGCAGATGGAAAAAGAAATCGAGGCCATTGCCGCGTCTTCCTCCGAGCAGGCCGAACTGGTCACCGAGTTCAGTGATGTCATTGAACGGCTGAACAAGACCAGCGGGGAGATGGCTAAATTCATCAATTCCATTATTCAATAACACCAAATCCATCCCAATCAATCCCAAAAATCCGCAGACAGGATGCTATCGTCCTTGTTCTGCGGATTTTTTAATTCGGTCTAGACCTCAATAATGATAGGAAGAATCATCGGTCTGCGTTTCGTGCGTTCATATAGGAACTTACCCAGCGTTTCCTTGATCGTCTCCTTGATGATATTCCATTGGCCCAGGTCAGCCGCGCTCATTTTCTGCAAGGTAGAGGTAATCAGCTGATTGATCTCTTCCATCAGTGTGTCGGAGTTGCGCACATATACAAATCCGCGGGAGATGGTATCGGGGTCGTTCAGGATTCGTCCGTCATTTTGGCTTAATGTAATCACTGTAATGAGGATTCCGTCGGCAGACAGCTGCCTCCGGTCGCGCAGTACAACGTTGCCGATATCACCAATGCCGAGTCCATCGACGTAGATTTGTCCGGCCGTAATCCGTCCGCTTTGGCGAACATCCCCGGCATTTGATTCCACGATATCCCCGTTTTTCAGGATAAAGATGTTCTCATTCTTGACCCCCACGGCTTCGGCCAGCATGGAGTGATGATGAAGCATCCGGTATTCCCCGTGAATCGGGATGAAATATTCAGGCTTCATCAAGGTAAGCATCAGCTTCAGCTCCTCCTGGCTGCCATGCCCCGATACATGAAGCTCACTGCGGGAACCATAGATTACACGTGCCCCCAGCATGTACAGATTGTCCACAATTCTGGAAACGTTCCGCTCATTGCCTGGGATTGGATTCGCTGCGAGCAGGACCGTATCACCTTCACTGATCTCAAGCTGTCTATGGCTGGAATTGGCCAGCCGGGATAACGCCGCCATGGGTTCGCCCTGGCTGCCGGTGCATAACACAGCGATCCTGCCGCGATCCATTTTGCCCGCTTCCGCAGGTTCTACCAGCATGCCTTCGGGGATGTTCAGATAGCCCAGCTCCTGGGCAACCCCGACGACATTGACCATGCTCCTGCCCAGCAGGGCGAGCTTGCGGCCGGTATGCCCGGCAGCGTCTACGATCTGCTGCAGGCGGTGCACATTCGACGCAAAGGTGGAGATAAAAATCCTGTTCTCCGCCTTATGAAAGGCTTCCTCCAGATGGGCGCCTACTAGCCTTTCAGAAGGGGTGAAGCCCGGCCGCTCGGCATTCGTGCTCTCGGACAACAGAAACTTGACTCCTTTTTCACCGATCGCCGCCATTTTATGTATATCGGGATACTGCTTGTTGACGGGGGTCATATCGAACTTGAAATCGCCGGTATGAACCACAGTCCCCTCAGGGGTATCGAATACAATGCCTAGGCAATCCGGAATACTGTGGTTTGTCCGGAAAAAGGTAATCGTAATAGAGCCGAAATTCAGTGTGGACTCTGTATCAATGCAATTTAGCTGGGTCTGGCGCAAGAGGCCGTGTTCCTTCAGTTTCGTCTGAATCAACCCGAGGGTCAGGCGGGAGGCATATACCGGAATATTCAGCTGTTTGAGAAAATAGGGAATTCCCCCAATGTGATCTTCATGTCCATGTGTCACCACAAGGGCTTTGACTTTGTCTGTATTGCTGAGCAGGTAGGAAATATCAGGAATGATAAGGTCAATCCCCAGTAAACTTTCATCCGGAAATTTGGATCCGCAATCTATAACGATGATGTCATCGGCGTATTGCAGAAGATACATATTTTTGCCAATTTCGTACACCCCTCCCAAAGCCGCAATCCACAGACGCTCACCAGTCATCTTCATGCTCATTCCTCCTTTTTTTGATTACGCATATTATGCATATCACACCATGGGTTTATCCAAAGCGGGATGATTTTATATCTTGGGAAAGCAATACCGGAGGCGATGACAATCACTGCGGCGGGTTTATGATGGTATTCTCGAGATCAAAGGCGTACCTGCAGCGATGAGATTCTAAAGTATCAGACGCCGGGCAGAATGTTGATCATCTCATAGATTTTTGTCTATTTCGGTGTTAGTAACCTACTAATATAGTTTAAGTAAGTGACGTAACAGCTTTTTCCAAGACCAGTTTGGATTTGCAAGAAAAAGAGCGGAACAGGGAATTTTTCGGTTTGACAACCTGTATATACAAGTGTAAAATCCATACTTGTATATACAGGTAAAACGAATAGATAAATAGATACCGCATACGGGGAGGGACTTACACATGGAAACAACACCGCAAGCTGACTGGTGGCGCAAGTCTACGGTATATCAGGTTTATCCCAAGAGCTTCAAGGACAGTACAGGCAGCGGGACAGGTGATATCCAGGGGCTAACCGGCAAGCTTGACTATTTGCAGGAGCTGGGGATCGACATAGTGTGGCTGCAGCCGGTTTACGTATCTCCACAAAATGATAACGGTTACGATGTCGCAGATTACCGGCAAATTGACCCCGCCTTTGGAACCATGGAGGATTTTGAAGAATTGATCCGGGAGCTGAAGAAACGCGGCATGCATCTGATGACCGATATCGTTGTCAACCATTCTTCTACAGAGCATCCGTGGTTTCAGGAGGCGAGGAAATCCAAGGACAATCCTTACAGGAATTATTACATCTGGCGGGACCCTGCACCGGACGGAGGGGTACCCAATAACTGGCAGTCGAAGTTCGGCGGACCGGCTTGGCAATTCGATGAGATTACCGGCCAGTATTTCCTCACCCTGTTTGACAAGACACAGGCAGACCTAAACTGGGAAAATGAGCAGGTTAGACAGGAAGTCGCTGACCTGATGATTTTTTGGGCGGAAAAAGGAGTGGACGGCTTCCGGATGGACGTCATCAATCTGATCTCCAAAGATCAGAGCTTTCCTGACGATGATCCAGCGGCCGTTCCGGGGGATGGGCGAAGATTCTATACCGATGGCCCCCGGGTCCATGAATATATCAAAGAACTTTATGCTAAGGTCTTTGGGCCTTACAATCTGGTGACCGTGGGAGAGATGTCCTCAACCACCCTGGAGCACTGCATCCGCTATTCCGCACCCGAAGAACGGGAGTTTTCCATGACCTTCAATTTCCATCACCTCAAGGTTGATTATAAGAATGGTCAGAAGTGGGAACTGCAGCCCTATGATTTTGCCGAACTGAAAGAGCTGTTCACCCGGTGGCAAACCGGAATGCAGCAGGCCGGCGGGTGGAATGCCCTCTTTTGGAATAATCATGACCAGCCCCGTGCCTTGTCCCGCTTCGCAGATGACGGGAAATACCGCAAGGAAAGCGCTAAAATGCTGGCTACAACACTTCACGGCATGCAGGGCACGCCCTATGTCTACCAAGGTGAGGAGCTGGGGATGCCCAATCCCGACTGGCATGATATCTCGGAATTCAATGACATTGAATCGAAGAACATGTACCGGATTCTGCAAGAGCGGGGATTGTCAGGGGAGCAGGCGCTGGACATTATCCGGGAACGCTCCCGGGATAATTCGCGGACGCCGATGCAGTGGGATGCTTCCGGGCATGCCGGATTCACCAGCGGGACCCCCTGGCTGAAAGTGGACAGACGATACAAAGAAATCAATGTTCAAGCCGAGCAAATTGATCCAGACTCCATTTTTGCCCATTACAAGCAGTTAATTCGTTTGCGGAAGCAAGAACCGGTCATAACAGACGGGATATTCAAAAGATTGGATGAAGGACATCCGCAGATTTTTGCCTATGCCAGAGTGGGTAACACGGAGACGCTTATAGTCGTGTCCAGCTTCAGCGGTACGCAGGCCGGCTTTAGTTTTGCAGACGAATTCTGGTCCAGCCGCATCAACAGCCAAGCCGCTGAACTGCTGATCGGCAATACGGAACAGACACCCGTGTGGAGCCAGTCCCTTGAGATTCCGCCTTACGGCTCTTATATGTGGATTATCCGCTAAAACAACGATGAAAAAGGGGGAGCAGATATGGCTATTAACAGGCAGAATGTAGAAGAAATCGTAAAGGCCGTCGGAGGAAAAGAAAATATTGAAGCCGCTACACACTGTGTAACACGGCTGCGCTTTGCCTTGCATGATGAGAGCCAAGTGGATACAGACGCTCTGGAGAAAAACGACCTGGTCAAGGGCCATTTCTCCTCGCAAGGGCAATTCCAGGTGATCATCGGCCCGGGGCTGGTGGACAAGGTATATGACGAAATGCTCAGCATTACTGGAGGGAGCAGGGCAACCAAGGACGAAGTGAAAACGGCGGCCAGCAAAAAGCAAAATCCGCTGCAGCAGGCGATCAAGACGCTGGCAGATATTTTCATCCCGATTCTGCCGGCCATCGTCATGGCGGGTCTGCTGCTGGGGATTAATAACATTCTTACGGGTCCTGGCATCTTTTTTGACAGCAAGTCTCTGGTCGAGGTCTATCCGCAGTGGAAGGATTTCGCTTCCATTATTAATACGATTGCCAGCACCGCCTTCACCTTCCTTCCGGCTCTAATCGGCTGGTCGGCGGTAACACGCTTCGGAGGCAGTCCGCTGCTGGGGATCGTTCTCGGACTTATTCTGGTTCATCCTGATTTGCTTAGCGCTTATGGTTATGCAGATGCCAAGGTGGAAGGCACCGTCCCGGTATGGGATCTGTTCGGCTGGCATGTCAACAAAATCGGCTATCAGGGGCAGGTGCTGCCCGTGCTGGTGTCCGCTTATTTACTCGCCCGTCTGGAACGGTGGCTGAATCAAAAGGTGCCCGACTCCTTCAAACTGCTGATTGTAGCGCCAGTGGCTCTGCTGATTACCGGATTTTTGGCCTTCACGGTTATTGGACCCATTACCTTCGTCATCGCTAATGCAATCACATCCGGACTGGTCAGCATCTTTGGCGGTTTTCCGGCGCTGGGCGGATTGATCTATGGAGGATTGTATGCGCTTCTGGTTATTACAGGAATGCATCATACCTTCCTGGCCGTCGATATCCAGCTGATTGGCTCGGAAGGCGGGACCTTCCTGTGGCCGATGCTTGCATTGTCGAACATTGCCCAGGGGGCTGCCGCACTCGGGATGATGTTTGTCGCCAAACAGGAAAAAACCAAGGGGCTGGCCGTCACCTCCTCGATCTCCGCTTTCTTGGGAGTTACGGAGCCTGCCATCTTCGGGGTGAACGTGCGCTTCAAATATCCTTTTATCTTCGGGATGCTGGGTTCAGCCATTGCCGGTGTGCTATTGGCTATGAATAATGTGCTTGCCTCTTCCATCGGGGTAGGCGGTATTCCCGGATTCCTGTCCATCTTCCCAAGCCAGTGGGGAGTGTTCTTCATCGGCATGGCAATCGTGCTGATTGTGCCTTTCACAGCCACCGTGCTGTTCGGAAAGGTCCGCAGCCGGGGAACGGATGAGGCTGAGCGTACGGACGATACTACTGCAAAAACCTCAAGCAAAACTGAGCCATCTGCTCCATCACACGCACAGGTTCATACAGATTCCGTTCCGGTATCCAGTCCGGCTACAGCCGTTAACGTGCTGGAAGTCCTGTCACCTGTCCGGGGCAGAATTGTGCCTTTGGAGCAAGTGCCTGACCCGGCCTTCGCGGAGCGGCAGATGGGCAAAGGCGTAGCTGTGGAGCCATTCGAAGGAAAGGTAACCGCACCTTTTGATGCTACAGTTGCCCATGTGATTAAGAGTAAACATGCCGTCATTCTGGAGCATGCCTCCGGTGTGCAGCTGCTGATTCATATTGGAATCAATACCGTATCCCTTAAGGGCAACGGATTCACTTCACATGTCGCCGCAGGTGATAAAGTGAAAGCCGGGCAGCTGTTGCTCGAATTTGACCGCGACGCCATAGCGGCGGCTGGTTACCCGCTGATCTCACCTATTATTGTCCCGGACGGACAAGATGTCATTGAGCGGGTGGAAGAACTCACCGGCGGAGATGAGGCTCACCGGGATGCCGTATTAAAGATCTATCTGCAAGGATAACTTTCATGATAAGATGAGCATGGTGATTCTAGTGAACAAAAATATTTATTCGCACATCTATAATGATTACTCCGCACGGATTCAATCGGGACAGCTTCAGGCGGGGAAGAAAATCCCTTCCGAGAGCCAGCTTGCCGCCGCTTACAGCACTTCAAGAGAAACGGTGCGCAAAGCGCTGCAAATGCTCTCGGAGAACGGGTACATTCACAAGATCAAAGGCAAGGGATCATTTGTGCTGGATACGCAGCGCCTGAACTTTCCGGTCTCCGGCCTGATCAGCTTCAAGGAGGTTGCAGATCAGCTGGGGCGTTCGATCCGCACCATTGTCTATGAGAACAGCCTTGTTCCTTGTTCAAGCAGTGTGTCACAGCGTCTGCCTATCAGGGAGAATGAACCCGTGTGGAAAGTGATCCGGGCAAGGGAGATCGAAGGCGAGAAGATTATCCTCGACAAGGATTATTTCCTGCCGTCCGTCGTTCCTTCCATACCGGCTGCTGCCGCTGAGGATTCCATATATGAATACCTGGAAGGCCAGCTGCATCTGCGGATCAGCTACGCCAAAAAGGAAATTTCGGTGGAAGAAGTGACCTCCGAAGATCGGCAGCTGCTCGACCTGCATG
This genomic interval carries:
- the treC gene encoding alpha,alpha-phosphotrehalase; translated protein: METTPQADWWRKSTVYQVYPKSFKDSTGSGTGDIQGLTGKLDYLQELGIDIVWLQPVYVSPQNDNGYDVADYRQIDPAFGTMEDFEELIRELKKRGMHLMTDIVVNHSSTEHPWFQEARKSKDNPYRNYYIWRDPAPDGGVPNNWQSKFGGPAWQFDEITGQYFLTLFDKTQADLNWENEQVRQEVADLMIFWAEKGVDGFRMDVINLISKDQSFPDDDPAAVPGDGRRFYTDGPRVHEYIKELYAKVFGPYNLVTVGEMSSTTLEHCIRYSAPEEREFSMTFNFHHLKVDYKNGQKWELQPYDFAELKELFTRWQTGMQQAGGWNALFWNNHDQPRALSRFADDGKYRKESAKMLATTLHGMQGTPYVYQGEELGMPNPDWHDISEFNDIESKNMYRILQERGLSGEQALDIIRERSRDNSRTPMQWDASGHAGFTSGTPWLKVDRRYKEINVQAEQIDPDSIFAHYKQLIRLRKQEPVITDGIFKRLDEGHPQIFAYARVGNTETLIVVSSFSGTQAGFSFADEFWSSRINSQAAELLIGNTEQTPVWSQSLEIPPYGSYMWIIR
- the treP gene encoding PTS system trehalose-specific EIIBC component, producing the protein MAINRQNVEEIVKAVGGKENIEAATHCVTRLRFALHDESQVDTDALEKNDLVKGHFSSQGQFQVIIGPGLVDKVYDEMLSITGGSRATKDEVKTAASKKQNPLQQAIKTLADIFIPILPAIVMAGLLLGINNILTGPGIFFDSKSLVEVYPQWKDFASIINTIASTAFTFLPALIGWSAVTRFGGSPLLGIVLGLILVHPDLLSAYGYADAKVEGTVPVWDLFGWHVNKIGYQGQVLPVLVSAYLLARLERWLNQKVPDSFKLLIVAPVALLITGFLAFTVIGPITFVIANAITSGLVSIFGGFPALGGLIYGGLYALLVITGMHHTFLAVDIQLIGSEGGTFLWPMLALSNIAQGAAALGMMFVAKQEKTKGLAVTSSISAFLGVTEPAIFGVNVRFKYPFIFGMLGSAIAGVLLAMNNVLASSIGVGGIPGFLSIFPSQWGVFFIGMAIVLIVPFTATVLFGKVRSRGTDEAERTDDTTAKTSSKTEPSAPSHAQVHTDSVPVSSPATAVNVLEVLSPVRGRIVPLEQVPDPAFAERQMGKGVAVEPFEGKVTAPFDATVAHVIKSKHAVILEHASGVQLLIHIGINTVSLKGNGFTSHVAAGDKVKAGQLLLEFDRDAIAAAGYPLISPIIVPDGQDVIERVEELTGGDEAHRDAVLKIYLQG
- the treR gene encoding trehalose operon repressor — protein: MNKNIYSHIYNDYSARIQSGQLQAGKKIPSESQLAAAYSTSRETVRKALQMLSENGYIHKIKGKGSFVLDTQRLNFPVSGLISFKEVADQLGRSIRTIVYENSLVPCSSSVSQRLPIRENEPVWKVIRAREIEGEKIILDKDYFLPSVVPSIPAAAAEDSIYEYLEGQLHLRISYAKKEISVEEVTSEDRQLLDLHDYQHIVVVRNYVHLVDTQLFQYTESRHRLDKFQFVDFARRAQMEGNPL
- a CDS encoding ribonuclease J — encoded protein: MKMTGERLWIAALGGVYEIGKNMYLLQYADDIIVIDCGSKFPDESLLGIDLIIPDISYLLSNTDKVKALVVTHGHEDHIGGIPYFLKQLNIPVYASRLTLGLIQTKLKEHGLLRQTQLNCIDTESTLNFGSITITFFRTNHSIPDCLGIVFDTPEGTVVHTGDFKFDMTPVNKQYPDIHKMAAIGEKGVKFLLSESTNAERPGFTPSERLVGAHLEEAFHKAENRIFISTFASNVHRLQQIVDAAGHTGRKLALLGRSMVNVVGVAQELGYLNIPEGMLVEPAEAGKMDRGRIAVLCTGSQGEPMAALSRLANSSHRQLEISEGDTVLLAANPIPGNERNVSRIVDNLYMLGARVIYGSRSELHVSGHGSQEELKLMLTLMKPEYFIPIHGEYRMLHHHSMLAEAVGVKNENIFILKNGDIVESNAGDVRQSGRITAGQIYVDGLGIGDIGNVVLRDRRQLSADGILITVITLSQNDGRILNDPDTISRGFVYVRNSDTLMEEINQLITSTLQKMSAADLGQWNIIKETIKETLGKFLYERTKRRPMILPIIIEV